AAAACCCGCTTAAGCAAACTGAGTGCTGAGCAGGTCACCGCTACCGAGTTAGCCGGTCACGATATTACCGCCAAATTAACCCATGCGCCGGGTAACGATGCCGCGATAGGCGGGTTAAAGGTGACGACAGCGCAGGGCTGGTTTGCCGCGCGACCCTCTGGTACGGAAGATGTGTATAAAATTTATGCCGAGTCGTTTGAGGGGCGGGCGCATCTTGACCAGCTACTGGCCGAAGCCCAGCAGATGGTCGATGGCGTGTTAGCAGGTTAAGGTTGTTGCTGAACTTGAGCCTTACTATTGCTTGCTAGAGCGGTTGAATCCGCTCAGCGGGCAAGCCGGCGGCTAAGCAATCCGCTTTCACTGTTTTAATCATTTCCCAAGCACCGCAAACATAGACCTGAGCTTGACTTAAATCTGGGTGTTCGGCCAGGGCGACCTGATGCACTAATCCGAGCTTACCTTGCCAATTCACCGTTTTAGCCTGGTCTTCATTAGACAGTACTGGGACAAAATGAACCCGTTCATGCAAGCCTTTGGGCCACCATTGCGGATCACGCAAATAAAAATCCTCTACATAACTGGCACCCCAATATAACCAGGTGGGTTGCGTCAAGCCCTGAGCCAATTGCGCTTCAATTAACGCCTTAATGGGCGCTAAACCGGTGCCGCCGGCGATAAACAGGTTTAGCGGTTGTTCCGACATCAATTTCATTTGATTGTGCGGCCCATCAATCCATAGATGATCGCCTACCTGCTGTTGCGCCAGTTCTTGCAACCAACTATCCTGGTTAAGGCGAATATGCATTTCTAAAAAGCCATCTTCACGCGGGGCGTTGGCAATGGAAAAGGGCTTTAGGCTATCTGGATGTACGCCCATCATTAAGTAATCGCCGGGTGCATAATTAAATTCACCCTCGGTTTTGACCCATAACAATAAGGTATGATCAACAACCAGTTCACGTTGCATTATTTGTACAGAAATCATGGTGTTTTATCCTTAATTAAGGTCAAATTCCGACCATACGGGGGCATGATCAGAGGGTTTATCAAGGCCACGAATACTATAGCCAATATCACTGGCCATGACCTTTGCCGCAAGCGGTGCCGTAGCCAGTAGGGTGTCAATACGTAGTCCCCGTTTCGGGGTATCTTCAAAGCCTTTCGAGCGATAGTCAAACCAACTAAATTTGTCATTTGAGTCAGGGTGACAGCAGCGATAAGTGTCTTGCAAGCCCCAGTCCAGTAGTTGTTGCCACAACGCGCGCTCTTCCGGTAAAAAACTGGTTTTACCGGTTTTTAGCCAGCGCAGTCGGTTAGGTTCACCGATACCAATATCGATATCCTGCGGTGAGATATTAAAATCTCCCATCACAATCAGCTGTTGTTCCGGTGAGCAATCCTTGTTTAAGTAAGCCATTAAATCGGCATAAAAAGCCAGTTTGGCGGGGAACTTGACCGGATGGTCACGGCTTTCACCCTGTGGAAAATAGCCGTTCACAACCCGCAAACTTTCACCGCTGGGTGTAGTGAAATCACCAATAATCATCCGTTTTTGGGCGCTGTCATCGTCGGTTTGCCAGCCTTTTTGTAGGCCGGTTAGGGTTAAACTCGGTTTGTAGAGTAGCGCCACGCCATAGTGGGTTTTTTGGCCACAAAATTCGGCCCGATAACCCAGCGACTCGATGGCTTCGAGTGGAAATTCATGGTCTTGGACTTTGGTTTCTTGTAAACCAATAATATCTGGAGACTGTTCGGCAACCAGCGCTTCCAGTTGATGTTGGCGCATACGGACACTATTTACATTAAAAGACACAACTTTAAGCATAAGAAATTAGATTCGATTCTGATTAGAAGAATCTATGAGTATAGCATAGAAGAAAAGCGCGAAATATGCCGGCTTTTGCTATCATGTGCAGATTCAAAAAATTGCGTAATTAAGGGAGTAAGTCGGTGGAACGTGTCTATCGTTTAGTGATGTCTTGTCCAGACCAAGTCGGTATTGTTGCCAAGGTGGCCGGTTTTATTGCCGAGCAGGGCGCCACGATTGTGGAAGCAAATCACCATACCGATGCCGGTAATGGTTGGTTTTTTATGCGCCATGAAATTTTGGCCAGCTCAGTGCCGTTTGATTTAGCCGAGTTTGAACGCCGTTTTGCGCCGATTGCCGACCAGTTTCAGATGAGTTGGTTTATCAGTGATTCCGCAAAACCCAAGCGGATTGCCTTGTTTGCCAGTAAAGAAGCCCATTGTCTAGCAGATTTACTCTACCGTTGGCATGATGGTGACTTACCCGGCGATGTCGTCTGTGTGATTGCCAATCACGATGATTTACGTGACATGGTCGAGTGGCACCAGATTCCGTTTCATCATGTGCCGGTAACGCCGGATACCAAGCCGCAAGCCTTTGCCGAAGCCGAGCGTTTAGTCGCCCACTATCAGGTGGATGTGATTGTATTAGCGCGTTATATGCAAATACTGCCGCCGCAAATGTGCGCCGATTATGCGGGCCGAGTGATTAATATTCATCACAGCTTTTTGCCCTCGTTTGTCGGTGCCAAGCCCTATCACCAGGCCTATGAGCGTGGCGTAAAGCTGATTGGTGCGACCTGCCATTATGTGACCGAGGAGCTGGATGCCGGGCCGATTATTGAGCAGGACGTGATTCGAGTAAGCCATGCTCATTCGATTGAAGAAATGCGTCGTTTAGGGCGTGATGTTGAAAAAACTACCTTGGCGCGAGGACTGCGTTTTCATCTTGAAGATCGGATACTGATTCACGGCAATAAAACTGTGGTTTTTAGTCAATAAACCGACTCAATAAAAATCCAGTATGGCTTGGAGACGGGCTTTTAGTAGTGCTTCCAAGCCTTTGCGACCTATATGCGCTTGCCCAGATGAGGCAGACCAGGCCTGGCGACATTGCGCCCAACTCTGCCCCTGTTGTTTCCAGCGCAATAATTCGGCTTCTGGCCAGTGCCATTTTTCCTCGCTTTGTTGCTCAAACCAGTCTATTAACGCGCCACTAACCGCCTCATAGGGTCGATAGCCTAGAACATATTCCCTCAGGGCTTGTTGACGTTGGTGGGGCGGAGTCCGTTGCCAGGGGCGAACTTGCCAATCTGGGTGCTGTTGCCAAATCACTTGCCAGGCCTGCTGCTCGGTGACGCTAATAAGGTCGTGGCTGAGCGGTTGAAACTCATCTGACAGAGCGAGCCATTGCGCCTGAAACCAGTTTTGAATCTGATCATAAGCCTGGCGTAAACTCTGGGCTTGGGGTGGGGTCATCATGATCAGGTTACAGCGTCCACTGGCCGCATCGGCTTGCACACCCAGATGCAACGTGTGAAAGCCGCAGGCCGACCAAAAACGCCATAATGCGGGGCTGGCACCAAAACTGACCGTAAAACTATCGATATCGATATTGTGTGGATGGCTTTGCCAATAGCTAACCAGTTGCTTGCCTAAACACTGTTGACGGTAGGGTTTGGCGATGGCAATCCGAGTACAACGGGCATAGCGGCCGCTATAGAGAGCTGGCGTTTGGTGGTGCTGGCGCAGTTTTTGGGTCACTAGATGCCCTTGCAGACGCCGCTCTGGTCCCCAGTCAGGCAAGGGTCCTTCCATGATGGCCCAAAGTGCGCCGACCAGTTGGGAATTGTGCCAGATCAGCGCGAGTTGATAGTTGGGCGCACTGCAAAGTAATTGCCAGTCGCGTGGCCTTGTTTGATAGTGGCTTTCGGTTAACAGGGCAAACACCTGGGCGCGTTGGCTGGCTGAAAGGTCTTGCGGCGTGACACATTGCCAGCTTAGATGGTGAAGTGGTAAGGGTGTTAAGCCAGCCGTTTCACCGCCCTGTTCGCTAAGCTGATGGTCGACTTGACCACTTAATTCGCGCACGAGCGCCTCCAGTGGGTCTTCGGCGTGCCAGCGTAACGCCTGAGTTAGTGTGAATTCACGCCAGTCACTGAAATGCTGATCAAGCCAAGGGCGCAAGTGCTGTTGCCAGGCTTGGCCAGACCCTTCATAACCCGCTGAGGTGCTACTGAGCAGACAGTGAGGATAGTGCCGAATCAGCTTTTGAAGTTGTGGCCAAGGAAGGTGGGCGGCTTCATCAATAATCAACCAGTCAAGGGTGGGTTGTTGCGCCAATAGCGCATCAGGCGCCCAGCGAGTCACCGTGTCTTGGTGCTTGGGGTTCAGGCATAACCAGGCCTGCTGATGTTGCTCTGGACGCGCGCTGCATAAGGCGATTTGGTAGGGCGTATCAACATCCGCTAAAAGGCGATTGAGGAGATGACCGATTAAGGTGGATTTGCCACGTCCCCGCGCCGCAACCAATAGGGTTGGGCTAGCAGGTTGTTGCGTTACCTGATCACGAAAGTGCTGATACAGCAGCTGCAGTAGTTGCGATTGTTCGGCCGACAAGGCGGTCAGCTCAGCACTGGGGGGTTGAGTGCTGGGTGGCCGAGTGTGGGTGATGTTTCGGTTTATGTGGCTATCGGCATCTTGATGATTCATCGAGTCTGTTTCGAGCAGCACAAGGTGTTGATCAGCATTAAGGATACGTTCGCGCGCCCAAAGTGCATAGTGCGGTGTCATATCCTGGGCGTGCCATGGAAAGCTCAGCAGTTTCGCCAATGGGTGTTCGCTCGGTGCGGGCAACCCAGCCGTCTCCTCAGGCAGCAACCAACAACAGATTCCTCCGCCCGGTAATAAGCCTTCCGCTAAAGTAATCGCTTCGATATCCAGACCCTCTGCCATATCAACCACCAGGCCTGCTTGTTGGGCACTGCGAGTTTGTCCTAATTGATGGCGCAGGTGTTGTCGGTTGGCTTTTGAGTCGAGCCAAAGTAGTTCCGATGGCCAATCTGCAAACTGAGCCTTGGACGCCTCTAGCAGTGTAGTTTGCCAGGCTTTGCTACCCATTAAAACGAGGCTGGCGCGTTGATGGCGCTGACGTTGCTGGTGCCAATAGGCCAAAATTTGGGCTAATTGATCTGCTAATTGCTGGTTAAGCGCAAAGTTTTCATCAACAGTGGGTAGAGAGTCGGTAGAATTATTGGCCATATTTAATAATAGTTTGAACTCTAGGCACGAGAAGGTGGCATTTTAACATGATGGCGCAAGACGCTGATAGCCAACACCAAAACGGCATTGAGACGCAGGCCAGGATGCAAGCTCAAATGGCGAGTGAGATGCCGGCTGAAATG
This Thiomicrospira cyclica ALM1 DNA region includes the following protein-coding sequences:
- a CDS encoding FAD-binding oxidoreductase, which codes for MISVQIMQRELVVDHTLLLWVKTEGEFNYAPGDYLMMGVHPDSLKPFSIANAPREDGFLEMHIRLNQDSWLQELAQQQVGDHLWIDGPHNQMKLMSEQPLNLFIAGGTGLAPIKALIEAQLAQGLTQPTWLYWGASYVEDFYLRDPQWWPKGLHERVHFVPVLSNEDQAKTVNWQGKLGLVHQVALAEHPDLSQAQVYVCGAWEMIKTVKADCLAAGLPAERIQPL
- the purU gene encoding formyltetrahydrofolate deformylase; this encodes MERVYRLVMSCPDQVGIVAKVAGFIAEQGATIVEANHHTDAGNGWFFMRHEILASSVPFDLAEFERRFAPIADQFQMSWFISDSAKPKRIALFASKEAHCLADLLYRWHDGDLPGDVVCVIANHDDLRDMVEWHQIPFHHVPVTPDTKPQAFAEAERLVAHYQVDVIVLARYMQILPPQMCADYAGRVINIHHSFLPSFVGAKPYHQAYERGVKLIGATCHYVTEELDAGPIIEQDVIRVSHAHSIEEMRRLGRDVEKTTLARGLRFHLEDRILIHGNKTVVFSQ
- the xthA gene encoding exodeoxyribonuclease III → MLKVVSFNVNSVRMRQHQLEALVAEQSPDIIGLQETKVQDHEFPLEAIESLGYRAEFCGQKTHYGVALLYKPSLTLTGLQKGWQTDDDSAQKRMIIGDFTTPSGESLRVVNGYFPQGESRDHPVKFPAKLAFYADLMAYLNKDCSPEQQLIVMGDFNISPQDIDIGIGEPNRLRWLKTGKTSFLPEERALWQQLLDWGLQDTYRCCHPDSNDKFSWFDYRSKGFEDTPKRGLRIDTLLATAPLAAKVMASDIGYSIRGLDKPSDHAPVWSEFDLN
- a CDS encoding tRNA(Met) cytidine acetyltransferase TmcA, whose amino-acid sequence is MANNSTDSLPTVDENFALNQQLADQLAQILAYWHQQRQRHQRASLVLMGSKAWQTTLLEASKAQFADWPSELLWLDSKANRQHLRHQLGQTRSAQQAGLVVDMAEGLDIEAITLAEGLLPGGGICCWLLPEETAGLPAPSEHPLAKLLSFPWHAQDMTPHYALWARERILNADQHLVLLETDSMNHQDADSHINRNITHTRPPSTQPPSAELTALSAEQSQLLQLLYQHFRDQVTQQPASPTLLVAARGRGKSTLIGHLLNRLLADVDTPYQIALCSARPEQHQQAWLCLNPKHQDTVTRWAPDALLAQQPTLDWLIIDEAAHLPWPQLQKLIRHYPHCLLSSTSAGYEGSGQAWQQHLRPWLDQHFSDWREFTLTQALRWHAEDPLEALVRELSGQVDHQLSEQGGETAGLTPLPLHHLSWQCVTPQDLSASQRAQVFALLTESHYQTRPRDWQLLCSAPNYQLALIWHNSQLVGALWAIMEGPLPDWGPERRLQGHLVTQKLRQHHQTPALYSGRYARCTRIAIAKPYRQQCLGKQLVSYWQSHPHNIDIDSFTVSFGASPALWRFWSACGFHTLHLGVQADAASGRCNLIMMTPPQAQSLRQAYDQIQNWFQAQWLALSDEFQPLSHDLISVTEQQAWQVIWQQHPDWQVRPWQRTPPHQRQQALREYVLGYRPYEAVSGALIDWFEQQSEEKWHWPEAELLRWKQQGQSWAQCRQAWSASSGQAHIGRKGLEALLKARLQAILDFY